The Ischnura elegans chromosome 9, ioIscEleg1.1, whole genome shotgun sequence genome includes the window TCACGAATAGGTCAGAAACCACTCACATGACATCTCGCACAAAGGTTTCCGATGGATTTTTCTGGCTCGAATGCTCAGGGGGATTTTCTACCCAGTTACAATAAATTTCGTCCTTCAAAATACTTAAGTCCTGGCCATTGCTAACAACTGCAACAAAAATTTTAGGAGAATTTTAAACGGATATTAAGTAAGCCTCCAAACCCATATCACGCATAATCATTTAATACTTTTACCTAACAGTGGAAACTATTCATAACCAggtaaattaaattgataattttgcgTTTCAGTAAAACACTCAGGTTTCCACCAATATCCCATTTCTCATTGTGGCATTCTAACAATGTTAACCTCTAATCATCATTTTTGGaaataagcatttattttaatttatgaattattttacgaTGGCTAAACAATAGAAAATGAGTACTCATACAATGAAGAATGCCACTTTTTTCACAAGTGAATTCTCTGGCAGATGTTATGATCCATTTCTTCTCTCCTCGGAGTCTTTCATGGAATCAGCTATAGCTTACAGAAAACAACTAAGCAGCTTTCCATCCGCAATGAGTTTTCCCTTGGCATTCCTCCATCCACATACATCTATTGAGTACGCCAATCCTCTTTTTTGTGCACATCCTTGctgtatttgcatttttatatacTAATTGTTACATATCGCTTTGAAATGGTAGTATTGCAGCATGTGACGaaataaatgcacattaattTTCTAAAGTCAACATTCCCAAGTGCCGAAAATAAGGTAAATTAATactttgagaagaaaaataagcGCTAGTTATtaggaaatcggaaaaaaatgagtaattatGACGCATACAGGTCTTTATCATGCAGCGAGTCAATATGTTGCACTTgtgaattaaaagaataaaaaacgaaAGAATTGTTCGTAACTAATGCTTAAAACAAGGCAATTTATTTATACTTTATGCATATTCATGTCCCccgaaaaattaacttttaaggCCTTAGCATAAGGGgatttttaacaatcaacaacgaCGGGCTATCGCAAGCAACCATACCGTGGATAGGAAACACCTAGCCACCAAGAGCCGCCCAGGCAGGAATTGAACCCACAGGAGAGGACTTCAACCCACCATCTCCGAGACCGGCGACTGAAACGtagataaaaagaaataatgggGACTTTCTACTTGTATATAATAGACTTAGTCCTTTAGCATAGTTAAGTACTGGTCATTCCTTTCAAATGCTACAAAATCTTCCAACTGGTACCGGAGAATTTCATAAGGATGAGGTTAAGCCTTCAAAACCATATGACgcataataattttatgcattttaccgCAAAAACAATTCATAACCAGGTAACATTAATGAATAGTTTTCGTTTCAGTGAAGCACTCCGACTTTAGCCAAATCTCATTCCTCACTGTAAcacttaaaaaatctttaaatatcaTATTTGGTAAGTGAACAAAAATAGGTGtacactgaaaataaataattgcaaaaatatcatttttatagacAGTTGTACTTTAATTAACCCACCGGGGGTGCCAAAGTTCCCTAcacaagcattaaaaaaaatccaaaagtcATGGCCAACATTTTCTTCTCACGTAACGAAAAAACCGTGTACCGATCGTACATTCAGCGGTGCCATGGTGGTACATCAAGCGAGTACGACACACATGGTGCTCTGTGTACCCATAAACTAttgttatagttatttttttcaacatatttgccaccatttattttctcttaaacAAGGGTAGGGAGATCACATCTTGGAGGGAGTGGTCAGGTTACATTCGCTTAAGAAAGCTCCCGGCGTCTTTTTTTCCGTGTCTCCTACGCAGAGCAGACACAGGAAAGGTGAAATGATGAATAACCTAAAAATGAATCTGGTTCCTCCCACCCAGCCGCTGAAAAAAAATGAGGCCAAGGTCACTTTCGTCAGTTTCGAAGTTGCCGAACAGAATGGTCCATTATCACGGCTCAGCCGATAGCGTGTGAATGGATGCTCGTAACTACCGCTTCTATCTTCAGTTCGAGACGtcgattttaaagaaaatttgctagcGATCAAACAGCAATCTGGAGGGATACCTAATTTTAATACCGATACATCATACACATATTGCATAAAATCCTCAATGATAACACATAGGAAAATCAAGAGTGTAAGACATGACAATCTGGATCGTAACTATGCTATCGGAGCAAACACGATACTGAAGCCACTAATAAATGGGTCTATGGAATAAAAcaagttttgaaaaaaacatattaataaaGTGCAACAGGTGAATATTAGAGGCTTTTGATAGACATTTGTAAGAGGTGCTATTTTCTTCCGCTCACCATATGCTCTAATATGAGGTATCACACCCAATAATATGTTCAAACGTCAAATGCAACATTACTAGCCACATTAAATCCCTCAGGCGCGGGAAATGTATACGTATTAGGTGTGAACTTCATAATAGATCCCACTAGCTCCAAATATTTCCGCTGGAGAGCTTTGgatttggattttattttataaaatgggggaaaaacgatttcgtttaaatttatttacatgcTATAGTCAAAAATGCACATAAAATACgaggaacacaaaaaaatattgtatatacaAAGAAAAAAGCCTCATTAGCGGATTTCAAAAGTGATATTCTTATAGAAATGAGTTAATTATCAACACAGGTAGACTACTAATATTAGAATGTATCAGTCGAATAAAAAGCTATGGTAATACAGTCGTGTCAATATTCAATTAAACACTCCAAAATCCAACCCAAATATGGGAAGTATAACGTCAACATGACTGAGAGACTGAAGAACCCAATTATTGTTACCTGTGTTAAGGTATTATACCGGTATACAAGGTAGGGTTCTagaatttaagaagtatttcagCAGTCCGTTTTCGGCGTAATCAATATTAGTAACTCATAAAAAGGTTTATTGTCACCAAAACGGCAAAAGCAAGGTCATAAAAAAGACCGAAAATATAACACAATAGCCAAATATTTTCGTAATTATCTTGTGCACTAAGAGGCGATACTCAAACGTGGCTAAAACTAAGGTTCACAAataatttcaagtaaattttcaGCTGATTTAAACTACAATGCAAGTCTAAGCCTACGCAAGAGCAATTTTAAtgtaacaaaatttattaaaccatGCATACTAAGAATGCATGGTTTAAGCATGCATACTAAGAATGCATGGTTTAAGCATGCATACTAAGAAAATTCATCTCCTCAGCAAACCCAGGAATTACAGCAAAAACAGTAAGTATCCACGCTGACTAGCATTCCCACAATCGGAAGCTTCCGAGCAAGCAGACAACTATGGCTTTTCCTCCCTCCCGCCCCCTACACCCTGCTGTACGGGTAGGTGAGGTAACGAGAATGCTGGATTCCCTCTGTCCATCCCATCTTCGCATCCCATctgtccgggttcaaatccccgaGGTGGCAGAGACTGCACAATCTGTACTTGAGTACTTACTGGATAGCTTTTCAAACACAACAccccatccgtcggatgggacgctaagccgtggtccccgagctttctttaagagcaggaaAATCTCAGGCCCACTCCCGATTACTCTCCACCCTACCCTCTCTTCCCTAATGGCgaaaatttttgttattgtaaTAAAATGGTAACATGTAGGCATTGACCTAGTGGTATCGTGGATATACGATGAAAGCAATAGAAAACACAACGAGAAACCTTGAACTCTTAGTTTTACACCGATGTTTTATGCAACTTTTTCGAGAAGggctcaaataatttttcttgcaaGGCGTTCTAGTCCCGTATGGTCCTGCTTAAAAAGCGAAACTGCTAGACAATTGTCCTTAGTGAAAAATTACGGCACTTCATcctgaactggtgatcattttatCTCACCTCTTTCTTTCCTCGCTTACTATTTTCTGCATTCCACATAGCCTGCTCCTTTTCCTTCTTTCCCGTAATTCTCCCATCCCAAACCTCTTAGCATATATGTAACGGTCTTTGCTTATAGCGTTTTCCCAACTTACCTACCAGCTTACCCAAATACCTAAAAGCTTCCCACATCACCCTCTCCAAGTTCGTAACCTCTCCTTTATTGTATGAGTCCCggacaagagatgcgtactctatgGTTGATCTAAACTGTCGGCCGcatccttcaaataccatacttCATGAGGTGAAGCCGATCTGGGGAACTGCAAATTAGATACGTCTTGAGTGGGGATGAGTCTCTAGGCGGTGAGGCTAGAGACAACGGGCGGTAAGGCTGAGGAACTAGGAtctattttatacaaatatcagTTATAAGAACAAGGAATGTGAAAAACGGAAACGAGAGTGAGCAAttccttcactttcttttccttgCGTTTCGTCGGCGCTCTCCGGTGAACACTGCATTAGCTCTCGGGAAAAATTAGCAGCTATCTTCGCTCGAATTAATAATTTCCGTACATTGACatataaatgacaagaacaacaaaatCAAAATGATAGAATAACGAAAACTGGTGAAAACATGGGAATTCCATAACGGAGCAGAAATTGGATACGAATCCAGGTTTCTCGGCAAATTGAGAACCTGGCTGTTTTGGCGGGAAAATATTGAGGGTGTTTCTTAAGCTCTTAGCTTAAGTAGCTAGTAGGCTAgagcatttcatatgaaatttaAGTATCCATGACATTTTTTTGCTATGATTACTATTTTGCTTCCACTGACTCTAATATTTTCGTAATTATGAACACTTCTCTGTGCATAAACTTACCTTGATGCctagacttaaaaaaaaaattccctgatGCCATATGTATTGGATAGCAATCCCAACAAAAGAAAGTTCTTCCGGGACTCCGGGAAAGCTGATGATTTCTGTATGATATGCATTacgtaaattaatgaaataagtcAAATACTATTCGAATTTAGTTACTATTCACGTTAAATGAAGAGATGGCGCATGCAAACGTGAAGCCTCTGCAAAAACCACAGAGAAGAGTTATTTTTTGTTGTGCGTTCAGTCACTGGAGATGAACCCGCATGCAAGTCTAATTTAGCGGCGAAAAATGAGGGGTACTGAAATGAAACATTAAGTAGTCGTTTGAATATGCTAGGAGTAAGGCAAAAGAGTAATTTACGAAGAACAAATGATTCCTCTGATAAATAATTACTTAATATAAAGACAGTCATTCATAACTTGAGAATTTTCAGCACTCCTACACGCGGTTTCTTACCCAAAGGTTGCAAACTGCGTGGATTCCGGAATAACTAAATAAACACCGGTTTATAATGACGATAATAGGTAAACCAATGGAAATGGAAGCTTTGGCTAAAGGCTCGATTATTACTCTAGTTATGGGTACATACTGACTACGAATCTGTagcagtttatttttacttttgaaatccGTTAACCACGGACATTGGAggacaccaaaaaaaaaaacttaaaattataaaagacCAAATAAAAGGGAAAGATTCGGGGTTGTAATCCTATTTGCTCGAAACTGATGCGATGATAATAGAAGAGATAATTTAATAACTTCCACTTTCATGCAAAATTATGTTGTATCAAAAGCCATTTATAGCAAAACATGACAAATGTTTGGAATATTCATTGATTTTGTTCACTGGGCTTCCGAACGGCCTCATTTGCCAACACATTGCACCACGAAGGAATTAATGGGCCGAGCTGAAATTTTTGAACTTCAAAAGACCTGCCTAACTCGCTGTCACTGCTTTtctgaatgaaatcaacattcaaATGCTAATCAGCTGGCCATTTAATTCCCAAAAAAACAAACACCGCAACAGTTATCCTCCACcagcttaatttaaaaaacttggaGCTCAAAGCCAAAAggaaatatcagctgaaaatttgAATGCAGGCAAAAAATCAGCCGAGGATGCGATGCATTCCTATATTTTCAAAACTCCTGAATTTTACCACTTAGATaataaataatgtcaaaaattcCTGTTGAAGGAAAGAAAACATACTCAAAAAAGAATTCAAGAACGAACAACTTATGTGCGCTAAAACATGCAACACAAAATTTTTACCGACAACATTACGATAGTGACCAACTGGAGTACAAGTCGCcagaacaatttttttcagaaaaacctAATGGATGATACTAAATTTTATACTTAATGACCAAACTTAGAACTAATGTCACATAGTGTATCAAAAATTCGAGGATAGATGgctaaatgatttattttcacgCTGAAGGTGCGGATAAACCTCAGGGTCGCCAgtcacaatttttaaatgagatgCATTTCGTGGAGAGGACCTATAATAAAAGGTATAACCTTTACAGAATGAAATACAACAGGTAAGATAAAAATACCGGTGTTTGATTATATGATTGAGCAAGTATTTGGATAAATAGTACAAAGATACCTAATTTTGAATATTGATGCTAGACTGAATTACTCAGTGAATCGAACCCTCTGCTCCCGATCTTTACTTTTACGGTATTATTAGTAACCGTATTTACCACTAGGATTTTTCTTATCAACGTATTTATTAACGAATGCAACATTTGAAAAGACTACTGCGATGTGAAGCATCTTCACCATCTAGGTTATTTAATGGGTGATAATTTAAAAAGCaaactttgttgcattccacACAAAATGGAATTCGCTTATTGTGCGTattacaacaaagtttactttttcatCTACCATTCCCAAAAGTGAACTCGCATaccatttatttcattgaatgggTTAACAAGACGAAAACATAGCGAGTCCAAAGCCcagtttttaaatgaattctgtTCAATTCTTGCAATAACTTGctactttaaataaaattaaagtatagAATAGATATGACTGCTAATTTAATACTCAAAGCATAAAACTAAATAGGAAGTATCACGGCCGTGGTCCCAAGAGAGGAAATAATTCAGCAGAGAACCTATAATCGAGCCGCAATAGCAAATGCCTGAGTTTAGGGGCCACGATTCCCATCTGCGGATTAATTACCTCAAGGACAAGACTGGAGAAGACCACTGTCCAATGGAAACTGATCCAcgactttttttttaagagagGCTCACAGAAGCCAGCCAAATTGCACAAAGGGTGGAGTCGTGGAGATTCAGAGGACACCGGTTCAAGTAGGCCATTTCATCACCACCTTGACAACGGGCGAGGGTGCCAAGAGCGAGTATAAAAGGGCGGCGGGACGCGGTTTTCAGCACAGAACCCATCCGTCCTCCGACAAAATGGCATTCAAGGTAAGCACTCGCTGACCAGCTTCGGACACGAGCTGTACGCTCCGACGGTGATACGCGCCCATACTCAATACTTCAGTATCCAAAACTACGTAGGAGGAATAGTTCCCTTGGATTTAAGACATACTTTACCCCGCCGATAGAAAAGTTATTGATAacataagagtgttaaaaaactTAATTACGAACAGTGTTATTTAAAGAGCATTCGAAGATGTGCAAAATAACCGCCTAATTATCAACAaaggtttaaaaatttcatacTATTTCATTTTAACTGTGTGTGTCGTAGCATTAACAGTACTATGCAATGCTCGATATAGAATGAAACGCTTAATAATTATTTAGAATGAAATTGCAAGGTATCATTTTAGATTCAACCATTTCGTTGAACCTTGGAGTTGAAACAAGCATGTCGTGTCAGCTCTATACGCATAAatatctttttgttttctttacatcTTTCGACTCTTCTTTTATTCGCAAACTGAAGTCGATGTCCCCACCTATTAACAGAAGAATGCCACATTTGACATTAATTGGGAAAATAGGCGTTTTAAACGATGTTCTCTTCAGCGAACATTGAAGCATGTTCATTCCTACAACCATTTTTATTCTTAAGGATAGCATTTTTATAAATGGAAGGAGTGACAAAATTGCTATATTTCTAAATTcagcattttatgaaaatttaaatagtCAAAATAACGTGCATTGCAGAGTTTATTCATTCGGAAAAATTCCGCGGACCATTACTTGGAAATATAACCACGCTGAATGACCTAGAAATTTTGGCTCACAAAAAGCGATACCATTACTTTTGAAAACTTAATTCATGGTTCATCTTTAACCAGTTGTAAACCGTTAGCCTATTTCAGTTCACGGACAGCAATAGACCCGGGAGACGTATCAATAGCGCTTAAAACGACAGAGATGTAACTAAGAGAATGAAAAAGCATTGGGCCTAATCTTCAAACGTCTACTCCAACAGTTCTTCGTCTATAGATCACTATTACAGTCAATTGTAGCATTGAGCCACTCAAGAAATTTCCGCAAGATCTACTCATTAACGTCTCTACATATAAGTGGCTCCCTGAAAAATGATTATGGTCCATGAAACCAATTATTTGAAATAACTTTACCAACTATTTAGTATCACCAACAAAATACGACTCATAACCCCGGAGAACACTAAATCCTTTGAATATTTCGTAGCCCATAGACCTGACTTGTCCTAATGATACTAATTGCGAAGAGTCTATAAGAATATTTATCTTTACCGCTCAATTGGTCAGTTTTGAGACGCAATGCTACCTTGATGATTCTTTCATAATCATCTCTAAATATTCAGAGTAAATAGACCCGAAATTATTCCCACAATTTACTGCAACTAAACTTTGATAACTTTTCCTACAAATTTAATTaagaatcaattttatttaatcgtttgttatttaattatttatttaatcattaatcaATCATTATAAAGAAACGGGGAAAATGCCGACAAAGTTTAACTCCATGtagtttgaaatttttcagttcCTTTTATTATACTTAGACAAGTAAAACGCGacgcaaaaaaaacataatacAAGCGGTCGAACAGGAGGTATTCATCCTTTCAAGAAAGAGGATGAGATGGACCAGAAATGCGGTGTCTAATCAATTCATTTTCTGATTCCCACAGTTCGTCGTCTTCGCCGCCCTCGTGGCCGTCGCCCGCGCTGGACTCGTCCCAGCTACCTACTCTGCACCCCTCGCCTACTCCGCACCCCTGGCCTACGCCGCACCCGTCGCCAAGGCCGTCGTCGCCGCTCCCGTCGCCAAGGCTGTCGCCGTTGACACCGACTACGACCCCAACCCCCAGTACTCCTACTCCTACGACATCCAGGATGCTCTGACCGGAGACTCCAAGGGACAGACCGAGACCCGCAACGGAGACGTCGTCCAGGGACAGTACAGCCTCATCGAAGCCGACGGAACCCGCCGTATCGTCGACTACACCGCTGACCCcgtcaacggattcaacgccgtcgtccgCAAGGAGGGAGCCGCTGTCGTCAAGGCCGCCGTTGCCGCACCCGTCGCCGTCAAGACTGTCGCTGCTGCACCCGCTTTCGCTTACCACGCCGCCCCCGCCGTCGCTTACCACGCCGCTCCCGCCGTGGCTGCCTACCACGCACCCGCTGTGGCTTACGCCCACGCCCCCGTCGCCTACAAGACCCTCATCCACTAATTTATGACTGAAGTGCGGCTCCATTCAAGGATGGAGAGtatttatgcaaagaaaaaataaaaaccctgCCTACAATGTTTGtgactatttttttcatcattattatcatatCAATCGATTGGGGAGAAAGATGTTGTTATATCAAGACGAATTTAATCAAGTGTGATGGCCCGTTTGTTCCACTGGAAGATCTAATTTCGGCTTTTTTATATCCCGTACTTCAAGAGTTGGGCATCGCATCATAATACCATCCGGAAAGTGACGCCAAGGTCATTGAAATACTATTAAACCTAGCTAAATCGAAGTATGTCTTTTCGAGAACTAAAAGTTTTGTTAAAGGGCAAATGTAAAAATGGTTTCGTTAGATAATTGAATTTCGCCATGTTCTGTAAGCCATCTTCCTTGGATATAAAACAATACGATGAGATTGTGTCGCCGAATTACAACATGTTATATAGATATTAATACAGTCCATCGAGCGTGCTACAATACTTCACTGAATTCATATCAGGGTCAAACCTTGATTTAGCGGATGATTTTGCAAAAATCACACCGTTAACTGAATATGTAGGGTGTAGATGaaacataaaatagaaataattgaatcaaaattttatattgcggtttctttttgtttctggaaattatattttagaaaacGTTTTAGCATACATAGTAAgcaacaacaaaataaattaaaaattaaaagaaatgattttaattcTAACTGTAGATAATCAGGGCAAAAATGTCAATTTTCCCTTTTATGCGCAAAAGACCAATTTTTGTCAACTGGTAGAGCATTTCACTGAGACAAGG containing:
- the LOC124165431 gene encoding larval cuticle protein A3A-like translates to MAFKFVVFAALVAVARAGLVPATYSAPLAYSAPLAYAAPVAKAVVAAPVAKAVAVDTDYDPNPQYSYSYDIQDALTGDSKGQTETRNGDVVQGQYSLIEADGTRRIVDYTADPVNGFNAVVRKEGAAVVKAAVAAPVAVKTVAAAPAFAYHAAPAVAYHAAPAVAAYHAPAVAYAHAPVAYKTLIH